The Bacillus vallismortis genome window below encodes:
- the dnaE gene encoding DNA polymerase III subunit alpha — MSFVHLQVHSGYSLLNSAAAVEELVKEADRLGYASLALTDDHVMYGAIQFYKACKARGINPIIGLTASVFTDDNELEAYPLVLLAKSNTGYQNLLKISSVLQSKSKGGLKPKWLHSYREGIIAITPGDKGYIETLLEGGLFEQAAQAALEFQSIFGEGAFYFSYQPFKENQVLSEQILLLSEETGIPITATGDVHYIRKEDKAAYRCLKAIKAGEKLTDAPAENLPDLDLKPIEEMQNIYQEHPEALQASVEIAEQCRVDVSLGQTRLPSFPTPDGTSADDYLTDICMAGLRSRFGTPDERYLRRLQYELDVIKRMKFSDYFLIVWDFMKHAHEKGIVTGPGRGSAAGSLVAYVLYITDVDPIKHHLLFERFLNPERISMPDIDIDFPDTRRDEVIQYVQQKYGAMHVAQIITFGTLAAKAALRDVGRVFGVSPKEADQVAKLIPSRPGLTLDEARQQSPELNKRLRESSLLQQVFTVARKIEGLPRHTSTHAAGVVLSEESLTDVVPLQEGHEGIYLTQYAMDHLEDLGLLKMDFLGLRNLTLIESITSMIEKEENIKIDLSNISYRDDKTFSLLSKGDTTGIFQLESTGMRSVLKRLKPSGLEDIVAVNALYRPGPMENIPLFIDRKHGQAPVHYPHEDLRSILEDTYGVIVYQEQIMMIASRMAGFSLGEADLLRRAVSKKKKEILDRERSHFVEGCLKKEYSVDTATEVYDLIVKFANYGFNRSHAVAYSMIGCQLAYLKAHYPLYFMCGLLTSVIGNEDKIAQYLYEAKGSGIRILPPSVNKSSFPFRVEDGSVRYSLRAIKSVGVSAVKDIYKARKEKPFEDLFDFCFRVPSKNVNRKMLEALIFSGAMDEFGQNRATLLASIDVALEHAELFAADDDQMGLFLDESFSIKPKYVETEELPLVDLLAFEKETLGIYFSNHPLSAFRKQLAVHGAATILQAQQTVKRPLSLGVLLSKIKTIRTKTGQNMAFLTLSDETGEIEAVVFPEQFRQLSPVLREGALLFTAGKCEVRQDKVQFIMSRAELLENMDAENAPSVYIKIESSQHSQEILAKIKRILLEHKGETGVYLYYEKQKQTIKLPESFHVNADYQVLYRLKELLGQKNVVLKQW, encoded by the coding sequence ATGTCTTTTGTTCACCTGCAAGTGCATAGCGGGTACAGCCTGCTAAACAGCGCCGCGGCTGTGGAAGAGCTCGTCAAGGAAGCTGACAGGCTCGGATATGCGTCTTTGGCGCTGACAGATGATCATGTCATGTACGGAGCTATTCAATTTTATAAAGCATGCAAGGCGAGAGGGATCAACCCGATAATCGGTTTGACGGCTTCTGTTTTTACAGATGATAACGAGCTTGAAGCCTACCCGCTCGTCCTGCTGGCCAAATCAAATACAGGCTATCAAAACCTGCTGAAAATCAGCAGCGTCCTGCAATCGAAATCAAAAGGCGGGCTAAAGCCGAAATGGCTTCACAGTTATCGGGAAGGCATTATCGCGATAACGCCCGGCGACAAAGGATATATTGAAACGCTGCTTGAAGGAGGGCTGTTTGAACAGGCCGCTCAAGCAGCACTTGAATTTCAGTCTATATTCGGAGAGGGGGCCTTTTATTTTTCCTATCAGCCTTTTAAAGAGAATCAAGTCTTATCTGAGCAGATTCTGCTGCTGTCTGAAGAAACAGGTATCCCTATTACGGCGACAGGTGATGTGCATTACATAAGGAAAGAAGATAAGGCTGCCTACCGTTGTCTGAAAGCGATTAAGGCAGGTGAAAAACTGACGGATGCCCCCGCCGAAAATCTGCCTGATCTCGATTTGAAACCCATCGAAGAAATGCAAAACATTTATCAAGAGCATCCCGAAGCACTGCAAGCATCTGTTGAGATCGCGGAACAATGCCGGGTTGACGTCAGCCTCGGGCAGACCCGTCTCCCGTCCTTCCCAACTCCAGACGGAACGTCCGCTGACGATTATTTAACGGACATCTGTATGGCAGGTCTTCGCAGCCGCTTTGGCACGCCTGATGAACGATACCTCCGCCGTCTTCAATATGAGCTTGATGTCATCAAACGGATGAAGTTCAGCGATTACTTTCTGATCGTATGGGATTTTATGAAGCACGCCCATGAAAAAGGGATCGTTACAGGACCGGGAAGAGGTTCTGCGGCAGGATCTCTTGTGGCTTATGTCCTGTATATCACAGATGTTGACCCGATTAAACATCACCTGCTGTTTGAACGCTTTTTAAACCCAGAACGTATCAGTATGCCGGATATTGATATTGACTTTCCGGATACAAGAAGGGATGAAGTTATTCAATACGTTCAGCAGAAATACGGTGCGATGCACGTCGCGCAGATTATCACCTTTGGAACACTTGCGGCAAAAGCGGCGCTTCGGGATGTCGGCAGAGTATTCGGTGTCAGCCCGAAGGAAGCAGATCAGGTTGCAAAACTCATTCCTTCAAGGCCGGGCTTGACGCTGGATGAAGCGAGACAGCAATCGCCGGAGCTGAATAAGCGGCTTCGGGAGTCAAGTCTGCTTCAGCAAGTCTTTACAGTTGCCCGAAAAATAGAAGGGCTGCCAAGGCATACCTCGACCCATGCAGCCGGCGTTGTCCTGAGTGAAGAATCGTTAACAGATGTTGTTCCGCTTCAGGAAGGGCATGAAGGGATATATTTGACGCAATACGCGATGGATCATCTTGAAGACTTGGGTCTTTTAAAAATGGATTTCTTAGGCTTACGCAACCTGACGCTCATTGAATCCATCACTTCAATGATTGAAAAAGAAGAAAACATCAAAATAGATCTTTCGAATATTTCCTACAGGGATGACAAAACGTTCTCCTTGCTGTCGAAAGGGGATACGACAGGGATTTTTCAGCTTGAATCTACAGGGATGAGAAGCGTCCTGAAGCGGCTTAAGCCTTCAGGCCTGGAGGATATTGTGGCGGTCAATGCGCTGTACCGGCCTGGTCCGATGGAAAATATTCCGTTATTTATCGACCGTAAACACGGTCAGGCGCCTGTTCACTATCCCCATGAAGATTTAAGGAGCATCTTGGAAGATACATATGGCGTCATTGTGTATCAGGAACAAATTATGATGATAGCTTCCCGTATGGCAGGGTTTTCTTTAGGAGAAGCGGACCTGCTGAGACGGGCGGTCAGCAAAAAGAAAAAAGAAATCCTGGATAGAGAGCGAAGCCATTTTGTTGAAGGGTGCTTAAAAAAGGAGTATTCTGTAGACACTGCAACTGAAGTCTACGATTTAATCGTCAAATTCGCAAACTATGGCTTTAACCGAAGCCACGCGGTGGCATACAGCATGATCGGCTGCCAGCTTGCGTATTTGAAAGCTCATTATCCGTTATATTTTATGTGCGGATTACTGACAAGCGTCATTGGCAATGAGGATAAAATAGCTCAATATCTTTACGAAGCAAAGGGGAGCGGGATTCGTATCCTTCCTCCGTCAGTGAACAAAAGCAGTTTTCCGTTTAGAGTTGAAGACGGATCTGTCAGATACAGCCTCCGCGCGATAAAAAGTGTAGGCGTCTCAGCAGTCAAAGATATATATAAAGCGAGAAAAGAGAAACCATTTGAAGATCTTTTCGATTTCTGCTTTCGCGTGCCGTCAAAAAACGTAAATCGCAAAATGCTTGAAGCACTTATTTTTTCTGGTGCGATGGACGAATTCGGCCAAAACCGGGCGACGCTGCTCGCATCCATTGACGTTGCTTTGGAACATGCAGAGCTATTCGCCGCGGACGATGACCAAATGGGATTGTTTTTAGATGAATCGTTTTCGATTAAGCCGAAGTATGTGGAGACAGAGGAGCTTCCGCTTGTGGATTTACTTGCGTTCGAAAAAGAAACGCTCGGCATTTATTTTTCAAATCATCCGCTCTCTGCCTTCCGAAAACAGCTGGCTGTACACGGAGCAGCGACCATTCTGCAGGCCCAGCAGACGGTCAAAAGGCCGCTTTCTCTCGGAGTCCTGCTGTCGAAGATCAAAACGATTCGGACGAAAACAGGTCAAAACATGGCGTTTTTAACGCTCAGTGATGAAACCGGTGAAATAGAAGCCGTTGTTTTCCCTGAACAATTCAGACAGCTTTCTCCCGTTTTAAGAGAAGGCGCTCTTTTATTCACAGCGGGCAAATGTGAAGTAAGGCAGGATAAGGTCCAGTTCATCATGTCCCGGGCAGAATTATTAGAAAATATGGATGCGGAAAATGCGCCATCGGTGTATATAAAAATAGAAAGCAGTCAGCACAGCCAGGAGATCCTGGCAAAAATTAAGCGCATTTTGCTGGAGCATAAAGGGGAAACAGGTGTTTATCTTTATTATGAAAAGCAAAAACAGACGATTAAGCTTCCTGAGTCGTTTCATGTCAATGCGGATTACCAGGTGTTATATCGCTTAAAAGAGCTGTTGGGTCAAAAAAACGTCGTTTTAAAACAGTGGTAA
- a CDS encoding SDR family oxidoreductase, with protein MRHALITAGSKGLGRKVTEMLLAKGYSVTVNYRRDEEAVSRLKEACPDCLDRLQFVKGDVTKKEDLLRIAEAALNRFGRIDFLINNAGPYIFERKKLADYTDNEWYGMLEGNLSAVFHLFKAVIPTMRQQQFGRIITYGFQGAAHAPGWLHRSAFGAAKVGLASLTKTIAIEEAEFGITANMVCPGDIVGGMKEASIEEARKRIGKEKTPIGRSGTGEDIARIIAFLCEENSDLVTGTVIEATGGLNVINKNQST; from the coding sequence GTGCGACATGCTTTAATTACTGCCGGTTCGAAGGGTTTAGGCCGAAAAGTGACTGAGATGTTGCTTGCAAAGGGGTATTCAGTAACAGTCAATTACAGGCGGGATGAGGAGGCTGTCAGCCGCCTGAAGGAAGCCTGTCCTGATTGTCTTGACCGGCTGCAATTTGTAAAAGGTGATGTCACCAAAAAAGAAGATCTGCTCCGTATTGCAGAGGCTGCCTTAAACCGCTTCGGAAGGATCGACTTTTTGATTAACAACGCGGGACCATACATATTTGAACGTAAAAAGTTAGCCGATTATACTGATAATGAATGGTACGGTATGTTGGAAGGGAATTTAAGCGCCGTCTTTCATTTATTCAAAGCGGTTATTCCGACCATGAGACAACAGCAGTTCGGACGCATCATCACGTACGGATTTCAAGGTGCGGCGCACGCGCCAGGCTGGCTTCACCGATCGGCATTTGGCGCTGCGAAAGTGGGTTTGGCTTCTTTGACGAAGACCATTGCCATTGAAGAAGCCGAATTCGGCATAACCGCCAACATGGTTTGCCCGGGAGATATTGTGGGCGGTATGAAGGAAGCATCAATAGAGGAAGCCAGAAAGCGAATTGGCAAAGAAAAAACGCCGATAGGAAGATCGGGCACAGGCGAGGATATCGCCCGGATTATCGCTTTCTTGTGTGAAGAGAACTCAGACCTTGTGACAGGGACTGTCATTGAAGCCACCGGAGGCCTCAATGTCATTAATAAGAATCAATCGACATAA
- the ytrH gene encoding sporulation membrane protein YtrH — MDQEAGFMVNFINSYFIALGVLIGGALIGGLGAYLAGEAPLTVITKLANRLKIWALVAAIGGTFDAVYSFERGILEGNTRDLFKQILLIISAMGGAQSGWLIISWLTQEHISS, encoded by the coding sequence ATGGATCAGGAAGCTGGTTTTATGGTAAATTTCATCAACAGTTATTTTATCGCATTAGGGGTGCTGATCGGAGGCGCACTCATCGGAGGCCTCGGAGCATATTTGGCAGGCGAAGCCCCGCTTACGGTCATTACAAAGCTTGCCAACAGATTAAAAATATGGGCGCTGGTCGCCGCTATCGGCGGTACATTCGATGCGGTATACAGCTTTGAACGAGGCATTCTTGAAGGCAATACGAGAGATTTATTCAAGCAGATTCTTCTCATTATCTCGGCCATGGGCGGGGCGCAAAGCGGCTGGCTTATTATTTCATGGCTGACCCAGGAGCATATTTCTTCATGA
- the ytrI gene encoding sporulation membrane protein YtrI produces MRVPQHYKKPGWQRFFAGMMCGAVISWFFFLFTYGTFQEEQVSLIEKQKEHVKDLNNQISIYQEDLHKLNEDNKRKLLIQSVSVKLQNGDKYKISQPDKTKFEEHVKDNISEVITKDIESVYQTKDLLKRTIENKVYMINEKKYEATVKELIIYTRLTVELEISFAA; encoded by the coding sequence ATGAGGGTGCCACAGCATTACAAAAAACCGGGGTGGCAGCGTTTTTTTGCGGGAATGATGTGCGGAGCCGTGATCAGCTGGTTCTTTTTCCTGTTTACTTACGGTACATTCCAAGAGGAGCAGGTCAGCCTCATTGAAAAACAAAAAGAGCATGTCAAAGACTTAAACAATCAAATTTCAATCTATCAGGAAGACCTCCATAAACTGAACGAAGATAATAAAAGAAAACTGCTGATCCAAAGCGTCAGCGTTAAATTACAGAATGGGGATAAATATAAAATATCACAGCCGGATAAAACGAAATTCGAGGAGCATGTAAAGGATAATATTTCAGAGGTGATTACAAAAGACATAGAGAGCGTCTATCAAACAAAGGATCTTTTAAAACGGACAATCGAAAACAAAGTCTATATGATCAATGAAAAAAAATACGAGGCAACCGTCAAAGAATTAATTATTTATACGAGACTGACAGTAGAACTTGAAATATCATTTGCGGCGTAA
- the nrnA gene encoding bifunctional oligoribonuclease/PAP phosphatase NrnA, with the protein MKTELIRTISLYDTIILHRHVRPDPDAYGSQCGLTEILRETYPEKNIFAVGTPEPSLSFLYALDEVDNETYEGALVIVCDTANQERVDDQRYPSGAKLMKIDHHPNEDPYGDLLWVDTSASSVSEMIYELYLEGKEHGWKLNTKAAELIYAGIVGDTGRFLFPNTTEKTLKYAGELIQYPFSSSELFNQLYETKLNVVKLNGFIFQNVSLSENGAASVFIKKDTLEKFGTTASEASQLVGTLGNISGIRAWVFFVEEDDQIRVRFRSKGPVINGLARKYNGGGHPLASGASIYSWDEADRILADLETLCKEHK; encoded by the coding sequence ATGAAAACAGAATTAATCAGAACCATATCATTATATGACACGATTATCTTACATAGACATGTGCGCCCTGATCCGGATGCTTATGGATCTCAGTGCGGGCTTACGGAAATCCTGCGTGAAACGTATCCAGAAAAAAATATTTTTGCGGTCGGCACGCCTGAACCGTCCCTCTCTTTCCTATATGCCCTTGATGAGGTGGACAATGAAACATATGAAGGCGCACTGGTCATTGTCTGCGATACGGCAAATCAGGAAAGAGTCGACGATCAGCGTTATCCTTCAGGCGCCAAACTGATGAAAATCGACCATCATCCGAACGAAGATCCATACGGTGACCTTCTCTGGGTCGATACAAGCGCCAGCTCAGTAAGTGAAATGATTTACGAGCTGTATTTAGAAGGAAAAGAGCACGGCTGGAAGCTGAATACGAAAGCGGCAGAGCTGATCTATGCCGGCATAGTCGGAGATACCGGACGCTTCTTATTTCCGAATACAACGGAAAAAACATTAAAATATGCAGGCGAGCTCATTCAGTATCCATTCTCTTCCTCAGAGTTGTTTAATCAATTGTATGAAACAAAACTGAATGTGGTGAAGCTTAACGGCTTTATCTTTCAAAATGTGTCATTGTCCGAAAACGGCGCCGCTTCAGTTTTCATCAAAAAGGATACGCTTGAAAAGTTCGGCACCACGGCTTCTGAAGCGTCACAGCTTGTCGGGACGCTCGGCAATATCTCAGGTATTCGCGCTTGGGTGTTTTTCGTAGAAGAAGATGATCAAATCAGAGTCAGATTCCGTTCGAAGGGTCCTGTCATTAACGGACTTGCCCGGAAATATAACGGCGGAGGCCATCCGCTTGCTTCAGGCGCCTCTATTTACAGCTGGGATGAAGCTGATCGGATTTTAGCTGATCTGGAAACACTATGTAAAGAACACAAGTAG
- the argH gene encoding argininosuccinate lyase, whose translation MKKLWGGRFQKTPEKWVDEFGASISFDQNLVTEDITGSLAHAAMLKKCGILTAEEELKIREGLNTLLQKAEEGALQFSVDYEDIHLNIEKMLIDEIGPLGGKLHTGRSRNDQVATDMHLYLKNHVDHIIELIEAFQNALIEKAEANVETILPGYTHLQRAQPISFAHHLLAYFWMLERDKERFQDSMKRINKSPLGCGALAGTTFPIDRDYSAELLGFDSIYENSLDGVSDRDFILEFLSNSSTLMMHLSRFSEEIILWCSQEFKFIELDDTYATGSSMMPQKKNPDMAELIRGKTGRVYGDMMGLFTIMKGLPLAYNKDLQEDKEGMFDTVKTVEGSLQIFTGMIETMTVNKENMKQATKQDFSNATELADYLAKKGMPFREAHEVVGKLVYTCIEKGIYLSNMPFGDFQQASPLFEEDIYTVLDPYHAVEKRMSAGGTGFKQVEQALGKAKACVAAGVC comes from the coding sequence ATGAAGAAGCTTTGGGGAGGCCGATTCCAAAAAACACCGGAAAAATGGGTCGACGAGTTCGGCGCGTCCATATCATTTGACCAAAATTTAGTGACTGAAGACATTACAGGGTCTCTCGCACATGCTGCCATGCTGAAAAAATGCGGAATCCTTACAGCGGAAGAAGAGCTGAAAATCCGTGAGGGACTAAATACCCTTCTGCAAAAAGCAGAGGAGGGGGCATTGCAATTCTCAGTCGATTATGAGGACATTCATTTGAACATTGAGAAAATGCTTATTGACGAAATCGGCCCTCTCGGAGGCAAGCTGCATACCGGAAGAAGCCGGAATGATCAGGTGGCGACTGATATGCATTTATATTTGAAAAATCATGTCGATCACATCATTGAGCTGATTGAGGCGTTCCAAAACGCGCTGATCGAAAAGGCGGAAGCGAATGTCGAAACGATTCTGCCGGGCTACACACATTTGCAGCGCGCCCAGCCGATTTCATTCGCTCACCATTTGCTTGCGTATTTCTGGATGCTGGAGCGCGACAAGGAGCGCTTTCAGGATTCAATGAAGCGGATTAACAAATCTCCGCTTGGCTGCGGAGCGCTCGCGGGAACAACCTTCCCGATCGACCGTGACTATTCAGCAGAACTGCTCGGTTTTGATTCCATCTATGAAAACAGCCTGGACGGCGTCAGCGACAGAGATTTCATTTTGGAGTTTTTAAGCAACAGCAGTACGCTGATGATGCACCTATCCCGTTTCTCTGAAGAGATCATTCTCTGGTGCTCTCAGGAGTTTAAATTCATCGAGCTTGACGATACGTACGCAACGGGAAGCAGCATGATGCCGCAAAAGAAAAACCCTGATATGGCAGAGCTGATCCGCGGCAAAACGGGACGCGTATACGGCGATATGATGGGGCTGTTTACGATCATGAAAGGCCTTCCGCTCGCTTACAACAAAGACCTACAGGAAGACAAAGAAGGCATGTTTGACACGGTGAAAACGGTCGAGGGGAGCCTGCAAATCTTCACAGGCATGATCGAAACAATGACTGTAAACAAAGAGAATATGAAGCAAGCGACAAAACAAGACTTTTCAAATGCGACAGAACTGGCCGATTATTTAGCGAAAAAAGGAATGCCGTTCAGAGAGGCGCATGAAGTGGTCGGGAAACTTGTGTACACATGCATCGAAAAAGGGATCTATTTAAGCAATATGCCGTTTGGCGATTTTCAGCAGGCGAGCCCGCTCTTTGAAGAAGATATTTACACTGTGTTAGACCCCTACCACGCAGTAGAAAAAAGAATGAGCGCCGGAGGCACCGGGTTCAAACAGGTAGAGCAGGCGCTTGGAAAAGCGAAAGCTTGCGTGGCAGCAGGCGTTTGTTAA
- a CDS encoding YtpI family protein, translating to MLVLVFLIGLSACFYVYYKVKGVRTKQALEKEICSAKSSMALGSLVLFYGLNQMILFHSVLTLVIGGIFIVIGAGSAWAGYKAYRHYNPLHAKEAERDHA from the coding sequence ATGCTGGTTCTTGTTTTTTTGATTGGGCTTTCAGCCTGCTTTTATGTGTACTATAAAGTAAAAGGCGTACGGACAAAGCAAGCTTTGGAAAAAGAAATCTGTTCGGCAAAATCAAGCATGGCCTTAGGGTCACTGGTCCTGTTCTACGGGCTCAACCAAATGATATTATTCCATTCAGTATTAACATTAGTAATCGGCGGTATCTTTATCGTCATAGGAGCAGGAAGCGCTTGGGCAGGTTATAAAGCCTACAGGCATTACAATCCCCTTCACGCCAAAGAAGCTGAAAGAGATCACGCGTAA
- a CDS encoding metal-dependent hydrolase produces the protein MKVTYHGHSVITVETKDHHMIFDPFLTGNSLTDLKPEDVKADVILLTHGHNDHVGDTEQIAKQNNALVVAPNELAVYLGWKGLNVHPMHIGGSRQFDFGKVKLTQAFHGSAITDEENKTITYTGMPAGILLTVEDRTIFHAGDTALFSDMKLIGELNHIDLAFLPIGDNFTMGPEDAKLAAEWLRAKQVVPVHYNTFPVIEQDPEAFADSLPGGVGKVMAVGETIEL, from the coding sequence ATGAAAGTGACATATCACGGACATTCTGTTATCACAGTGGAAACGAAGGATCATCATATGATATTTGACCCGTTTTTGACAGGGAATTCGTTAACGGATCTAAAGCCGGAGGATGTAAAAGCAGACGTCATCTTATTGACGCACGGACACAATGATCATGTCGGCGATACAGAACAAATTGCCAAGCAAAACAACGCGTTGGTTGTTGCTCCGAACGAGCTCGCCGTGTACTTAGGCTGGAAAGGCTTGAATGTTCATCCAATGCACATCGGCGGCTCCCGCCAGTTCGATTTTGGAAAAGTGAAGCTCACACAGGCTTTTCACGGATCAGCCATCACAGATGAAGAAAACAAAACGATCACTTACACAGGCATGCCAGCCGGTATTTTGCTGACTGTGGAAGATAGAACGATTTTCCACGCGGGCGATACGGCTCTTTTCTCTGATATGAAGCTGATTGGCGAATTGAATCATATTGACCTTGCCTTCCTGCCGATTGGCGATAACTTTACGATGGGGCCTGAAGACGCCAAGCTTGCCGCTGAATGGCTGCGGGCAAAACAGGTCGTGCCGGTTCATTACAATACATTCCCGGTTATCGAACAAGACCCTGAGGCATTCGCTGACAGCCTGCCGGGCGGAGTCGGTAAAGTCATGGCGGTCGGTGAGACGATCGAGCTTTAA
- a CDS encoding CBS domain-containing protein, with protein MATKHEQILTYIDSLPVGEKISVRRIAKEMKVSEGTAYRAIKEAENKGFVSTIERVGTIRIEQKKKENIEKLTYAEVVNVIDGQVLGGRAGLHKTLNKFVIGAMELDAMMRYTAAGNLLIVGNRINAHRQALEAGAAVLVTGGFNTDDSIVQLADELELPILSTSYDTFTVAAMINRAIYDQLIKKEIVLVEDILTPADRTVYLSPKDKLEKWYEKNFETGHGRFPVVDDQMKIHGILTSKDIAGHERNASIEKVMTKNPVTVIGKTSVASAAQMMVWEGIEVLPVTDGHQKLIGMISRQDVLKALQMIQKQPQVGEKLDDIVSKGFKDEDDDKEGQTVYEYEVTPQMTNQLGTISYGVFTTILTQAANRFLRSKKRGELVIESITIFFLKPVQMESVIEVKPRILEAGRKFGKMEVEVHSQGHIASKAMLMVQLMERS; from the coding sequence TTGGCAACGAAGCATGAACAAATTTTAACGTATATTGATTCACTCCCTGTCGGTGAAAAAATTTCTGTGCGAAGAATTGCAAAGGAAATGAAAGTAAGCGAAGGGACCGCATACAGAGCGATCAAGGAAGCAGAGAATAAAGGGTTTGTCAGCACGATTGAACGTGTGGGCACAATCCGGATTGAGCAAAAGAAAAAAGAGAATATTGAAAAGCTTACCTATGCAGAGGTTGTAAATGTCATAGACGGACAGGTGCTCGGGGGCCGGGCCGGACTCCATAAGACATTAAATAAATTTGTCATCGGCGCGATGGAGCTGGACGCGATGATGCGATACACCGCAGCGGGGAATCTTCTGATTGTCGGAAACAGAATCAACGCGCACAGACAGGCGCTTGAAGCGGGCGCGGCTGTATTGGTGACCGGGGGCTTCAACACGGATGACAGTATTGTACAGCTGGCAGATGAGCTTGAGCTGCCGATTTTATCCACGAGCTATGACACCTTTACAGTAGCCGCAATGATTAACCGGGCGATTTATGACCAGCTGATCAAAAAAGAAATCGTTCTGGTGGAGGACATTCTAACGCCAGCTGACCGTACGGTATATCTTTCGCCTAAGGATAAACTTGAAAAATGGTATGAGAAAAACTTTGAAACGGGACACGGCCGGTTCCCAGTTGTTGACGATCAGATGAAAATCCACGGCATCTTGACATCGAAAGATATTGCCGGCCATGAGCGAAACGCATCCATCGAAAAGGTCATGACCAAAAATCCCGTCACGGTTATTGGGAAAACATCTGTCGCCTCGGCGGCGCAAATGATGGTATGGGAAGGGATTGAAGTGCTTCCCGTTACTGACGGCCACCAAAAACTGATCGGCATGATCAGCCGCCAAGACGTGTTAAAAGCCCTTCAAATGATTCAAAAGCAGCCGCAGGTCGGGGAAAAGCTTGATGATATCGTTTCAAAGGGATTTAAAGATGAGGATGATGATAAAGAGGGTCAAACGGTTTACGAGTATGAAGTCACGCCGCAGATGACAAACCAGCTCGGAACAATTTCTTATGGTGTGTTTACGACCATTTTGACGCAAGCGGCAAACCGGTTTTTGCGCTCGAAAAAACGCGGTGAACTCGTAATAGAAAGCATCACCATTTTCTTTTTGAAGCCTGTGCAGATGGAATCGGTCATCGAAGTCAAACCGCGCATTTTGGAGGCCGGCAGAAAGTTTGGAAAAATGGAAGTTGAAGTGCACAGCCAAGGCCATATCGCGTCTAAAGCGATGCTGATGGTTCAGCTGATGGAAAGAAGCTAA